One stretch of Zhihengliuella flava DNA includes these proteins:
- a CDS encoding pentapeptide repeat-containing protein, whose product MTSAAPKPPRLPAFADVDPGETGDLAALDLDGRAEDLGFADQDAAGVDLEDTVYTGCTFRRVRLAGAALTRAAFTDCRIAELQAPTLEAPDSAWTNTALTGARIGSADLAGASLRATVFDGGKLDFVNLRHARLRDVELRGLVLGDLDLSGARLERVRFSDCRIDTLTVDQARMTDVDLRGAELRAISGLSGLAGATIDEFQLQDLAPALAAQLGLRVG is encoded by the coding sequence ATGACTTCCGCCGCCCCGAAGCCCCCGCGCCTGCCCGCCTTTGCCGACGTCGATCCGGGCGAGACCGGCGACCTCGCGGCGCTGGATCTGGACGGCCGCGCGGAGGACCTCGGGTTCGCGGATCAGGACGCCGCGGGCGTGGACCTGGAGGACACCGTGTATACGGGCTGCACGTTCCGCCGGGTGCGCCTGGCCGGGGCAGCCCTGACGCGGGCGGCCTTCACGGACTGCCGCATCGCGGAACTGCAGGCCCCCACGCTGGAGGCCCCCGACTCGGCGTGGACCAACACGGCGCTGACGGGCGCCCGCATCGGCTCGGCGGATTTGGCCGGGGCCAGCCTCCGAGCCACCGTGTTCGACGGCGGCAAGCTGGACTTCGTTAACCTCCGCCACGCGCGCCTGCGGGACGTGGAGCTGCGCGGCCTCGTGCTCGGGGACCTCGACCTCTCCGGGGCGCGGCTGGAGCGGGTGCGGTTCAGCGATTGCCGCATCGACACGCTGACCGTGGACCAGGCGCGGATGACGGACGTGGACCTGCGCGGTGCCGAGCTGCGGGCGATCTCCGGGCTCTCCGGGTTGGCCGGAGCCACCATCGACGAGTTCCAGCTGCAGGACCTGGCCCCGGCCCTCGCCGCCCAGCTGGGCCTGCGGGTCGGCTAA
- a CDS encoding PH domain-containing protein: protein MIDFNNSSFVKLAPADAEATAQELAGLLIEGERVAAAFRGMRDYVAFTDKRLIVVNVQGITGKKKDFTSLPYNKIQSFSVETAGTFDLDAELDLWFSGLGKVRLEFTSSVDIRWISQFIGYYTL from the coding sequence ATGATCGATTTCAACAACTCGTCCTTCGTCAAGCTCGCCCCCGCCGACGCAGAGGCCACGGCGCAGGAGCTGGCCGGCCTGCTCATCGAGGGAGAGCGCGTCGCCGCGGCCTTCCGCGGCATGCGGGACTACGTGGCATTCACGGACAAGCGCCTGATCGTGGTGAACGTGCAGGGCATCACCGGCAAGAAGAAGGACTTCACCTCCCTGCCCTACAACAAGATCCAGTCCTTCTCCGTGGAGACGGCCGGGACGTTTGACCTCGACGCGGAGCTGGACCTCTGGTTCAGCGGCCTCGGCAAGGTGCGGCTCGAGTTCACCAGCTCCGTGGACATTCGCTGGATCTCTCAGTTCATCGGTTACTACACCCTGTAG
- a CDS encoding ABC transporter substrate-binding protein → MNKRIVALGSVLALGAALTACGADEPAAEGEMTTLSVGTIGIGSDAAIALGVEQGYFEEEGLQIETSVVANPPAGIAAAQSGQMDITYTPSIPLLNGLSQSVDLQILAAADGYPADAADMEDKSQVDDTGLYAAADSGIESAADLEGKSVAVPARNAQLEVTIANSIQNAGGDPSTVNWMVLDFSSALQSLEQGRIDAAGLVSPFTSNAAESGHQLIASPGVEFFGPGAVGLWVASGSFAEDNPEAAAGFVRAINKSNEYANNNFEEALDKAAELTKVDRAVIEAGADTYWPTEVTEESISAVNTSLVELGYLESEVELDDNLIYDAP, encoded by the coding sequence ATGAACAAGCGCATTGTGGCCCTCGGTTCAGTCCTCGCCCTCGGCGCAGCACTGACGGCCTGCGGAGCGGACGAGCCAGCCGCTGAGGGAGAAATGACCACGCTGAGTGTCGGCACCATTGGTATTGGCTCCGATGCGGCGATTGCCCTCGGCGTCGAGCAGGGGTACTTCGAGGAAGAAGGACTCCAGATCGAAACCAGCGTGGTGGCCAACCCGCCCGCCGGCATCGCCGCCGCCCAGAGCGGCCAAATGGACATCACCTACACCCCGTCCATCCCGCTGCTCAACGGGCTCTCCCAGAGCGTGGACCTGCAGATCCTCGCCGCCGCGGACGGCTACCCGGCTGACGCGGCGGACATGGAGGACAAGAGCCAGGTGGATGACACGGGGCTCTACGCGGCGGCGGACAGCGGGATCGAATCCGCGGCGGATCTGGAAGGCAAGTCCGTCGCGGTCCCGGCCCGCAACGCCCAGCTGGAGGTGACCATCGCCAACTCCATCCAGAACGCCGGCGGGGACCCCTCCACCGTGAACTGGATGGTCCTGGACTTCTCCTCGGCCCTGCAGTCGCTGGAGCAGGGGCGCATCGACGCCGCCGGCCTGGTCTCCCCGTTCACCAGCAACGCCGCCGAGTCCGGCCACCAGCTCATCGCGTCCCCCGGCGTCGAGTTCTTCGGCCCCGGCGCCGTCGGCCTGTGGGTCGCGTCCGGCTCCTTCGCCGAGGACAACCCGGAGGCCGCCGCCGGATTCGTCCGGGCCATCAACAAGTCCAACGAGTACGCCAACAACAACTTTGAAGAGGCCCTGGACAAGGCCGCCGAGCTGACCAAGGTGGACCGCGCGGTGATCGAGGCCGGCGCGGACACCTACTGGCCCACCGAGGTGACCGAGGAGAGCATCTCCGCCGTCAACACCTCGCTCGTGGAGCTGGGCTACCTGGAGTCGGAGGTGGAGTTGGATGACAACCTCATCTACGACGCACCGTAA
- the glsA gene encoding glutaminase A: MRSPIEDYLQALHDELTELTDGRPFQNIPAMAEANPDAFAICLATVDGHVYEVGDSREEFTIQSISKPFTYGLALEDHGQGAVDQKIDVEPSGDAFNEISLARDTGRPANPMINAGAIAATSLIKGSGGRDGFARILDLHARFAGRQLSVSERVYASEAATGYRNRALADLLRSFDIIEDDPAHPVENYFRQCSIRVNARDLALMGATLANGGRQPVTGEQVVEMDTVQRMLSVMLTCGMYDDAGAWTSAVGLPAKSGVGGGLMAVLPGQLAISVYSPPLDEHGSSVRGIAATRRIASEMSLHFVQAARIGRSVIREHYPITESPSGVRRNQEATDVLAQHGHRAQLVQLHGDLLFAGAESAARHISALDEEVEILLLDVRRVDEVNKVALRIMEQLRDRFEADGRQLAVIDSGGRLAEVLEDGPTPVFPGSTEAIEWAEERLIRAYGRRGLIPRTATLAEFAALAPLTEEEVSALDAHMEDVEYDDGDLIRRSGQKFGGIYFITSGVVASSTLHDGHRVRYATLGPGMTFGEIALGGGAPVRVRAKGPVRLRLLTTEAIERIERNEPSLALALWKAVATDAYARVEQNLQEVAVRVRI, from the coding sequence ATGCGCTCACCCATTGAGGACTACCTGCAGGCGCTCCACGACGAGCTGACGGAGCTGACGGACGGGCGGCCGTTCCAGAACATCCCGGCCATGGCCGAAGCCAATCCGGACGCGTTCGCCATCTGCCTCGCCACCGTGGACGGGCACGTGTACGAGGTGGGCGACTCGCGGGAAGAATTCACCATCCAGTCCATCTCCAAGCCCTTCACCTACGGGCTGGCGCTCGAGGATCACGGGCAGGGCGCGGTGGATCAGAAGATCGACGTCGAGCCCTCCGGCGACGCGTTCAATGAGATCTCCCTAGCCCGGGACACGGGCCGCCCCGCCAACCCCATGATCAACGCCGGAGCCATCGCCGCCACGTCCCTCATCAAGGGCTCGGGCGGCCGGGACGGCTTCGCCCGCATCCTCGACCTGCACGCCCGGTTCGCGGGCCGGCAGTTGAGCGTCTCGGAGCGCGTCTACGCCTCGGAGGCCGCCACGGGATACCGGAACCGAGCGCTGGCGGACCTGTTGCGCAGCTTCGACATCATCGAGGATGATCCGGCCCACCCGGTGGAGAACTACTTCCGCCAGTGCTCCATCCGGGTCAACGCCCGGGACCTCGCGCTCATGGGCGCCACCCTCGCCAACGGCGGGCGGCAGCCGGTCACGGGCGAACAGGTGGTGGAGATGGACACGGTCCAGCGGATGCTCTCCGTCATGCTCACGTGCGGCATGTACGACGACGCCGGCGCGTGGACCAGCGCCGTCGGCCTCCCCGCCAAATCCGGGGTGGGCGGCGGCCTCATGGCCGTGCTGCCGGGGCAGCTGGCCATCTCCGTGTATTCGCCGCCGCTGGATGAGCACGGGTCCTCGGTGCGCGGGATCGCGGCCACCCGGCGGATCGCCTCGGAAATGAGTCTGCACTTCGTTCAGGCGGCCCGGATCGGCCGTTCCGTCATCCGGGAGCATTACCCGATCACGGAGTCCCCGTCCGGGGTGCGCCGGAACCAGGAGGCTACGGACGTGCTGGCCCAGCACGGGCACCGGGCCCAGCTGGTGCAGTTGCACGGTGACCTCCTCTTCGCCGGCGCGGAGTCGGCGGCCCGGCACATCAGCGCGCTCGACGAGGAGGTGGAGATCCTCCTGCTGGACGTGCGCCGGGTGGACGAGGTCAACAAGGTGGCGCTGCGCATCATGGAGCAGCTGCGGGACCGGTTCGAGGCGGACGGACGGCAGCTGGCGGTGATTGATTCGGGCGGGCGGCTCGCCGAGGTGCTCGAGGACGGCCCCACCCCCGTGTTCCCGGGCAGCACGGAGGCCATCGAGTGGGCAGAGGAGCGGCTGATCCGCGCCTATGGCCGGCGCGGCCTCATCCCGCGCACGGCCACCTTGGCCGAGTTCGCGGCGCTGGCGCCGCTGACGGAGGAGGAGGTCAGCGCGCTGGATGCGCACATGGAGGATGTGGAGTACGACGACGGCGACCTGATCCGGCGTTCCGGCCAGAAGTTCGGCGGGATCTACTTCATCACCTCCGGTGTGGTGGCCTCCAGCACCCTGCACGACGGGCACCGGGTCCGCTACGCGACGCTAGGCCCGGGCATGACGTTCGGGGAGATCGCCCTCGGCGGCGGCGCGCCCGTCCGGGTCCGGGCCAAGGGGCCCGTGCGGCTGCGGCTACTGACCACAGAGGCGATCGAACGCATCGAGCGGAACGAGCCGTCCCTGGCGCTGGCCTTGTGGAAGGCGGTGGCCACGGACGCCTACGCGCGGGTGGAGCAGAACCTGCAGGAGGTGGCGGTCCGCGTCCGGATCTAG
- a CDS encoding formylglycine-generating enzyme family protein, producing the protein MDEPKHSCCTPSRDAASAAGTPEPGPDAPGTQGAAVHDDVALAGGRFLMGDPFGEGYASDGETPVHPVEVDAFRMDATAVTNAMFARFVTETGFRTDAERYGSSAVFHLLSTADAAAVAGSAAGAPWWLNVLGADWAHPTGPDSSWEQIPDHPVVHVSYDDALAYCRWAGRRLPTEAEWEYAARGGLEQARFAWGDELTPGGQHRCNIFQGEFPTRNTAGDGFAGTAPVRSFPANGYGLYEVAGNVWEWCADWFMPKYYKISPVQNPPGPSFGTGRVMRGGSYLCHDSYCHRYRVAARSANTAESSSGNCGFRTVAL; encoded by the coding sequence ATGGATGAGCCGAAGCACAGCTGCTGCACTCCGTCCCGCGACGCCGCGTCCGCCGCTGGCACGCCGGAGCCCGGCCCGGACGCACCCGGGACCCAGGGCGCTGCGGTGCACGACGACGTCGCGCTCGCTGGGGGGCGTTTCCTCATGGGGGACCCGTTCGGTGAGGGGTACGCCAGCGATGGCGAGACGCCGGTGCACCCGGTCGAAGTGGACGCCTTCCGGATGGATGCCACCGCGGTGACGAACGCGATGTTTGCGCGGTTCGTGACGGAGACCGGCTTCCGCACCGACGCGGAGCGCTACGGTTCCTCGGCCGTGTTCCACCTCCTCTCCACGGCGGACGCGGCGGCCGTGGCCGGTTCAGCCGCGGGGGCGCCGTGGTGGCTCAACGTCCTCGGCGCGGATTGGGCGCACCCCACCGGCCCGGACTCCTCGTGGGAGCAGATCCCGGATCACCCGGTGGTGCACGTGTCCTACGACGACGCGTTGGCCTACTGCCGCTGGGCCGGCCGCCGGCTGCCCACGGAGGCCGAATGGGAGTACGCCGCCCGCGGCGGCCTCGAGCAGGCGCGCTTCGCGTGGGGCGACGAGCTGACGCCCGGCGGCCAGCACCGCTGCAATATTTTCCAAGGCGAGTTTCCCACCCGCAACACCGCGGGGGATGGGTTTGCGGGCACCGCGCCCGTGCGGTCCTTCCCGGCCAACGGCTACGGGCTCTATGAGGTGGCGGGCAACGTCTGGGAATGGTGCGCCGACTGGTTCATGCCCAAGTACTACAAGATTTCCCCGGTCCAGAACCCGCCGGGGCCCTCCTTCGGGACGGGGCGCGTTATGCGCGGCGGCTCCTACCTGTGCCACGACTCGTACTGCCACCGGTACCGGGTGGCGGCGCGCTCGGCGAATACGGCGGAGTCCTCCTCGGGGAACTGCGGGTTCCGCACCGTGGCGCTCTAG
- a CDS encoding ABC transporter permease: MTTSSTTHRNAPARRIDVETPAAQAVLGAAGALILLGAWQLAAASGAFGTGLPTVTDTLGALVSLFGTEEFWVQTGITVASAAAGLALAVVGGVILGVLIGMFEPVWAATLAITEFLKPIPPIVILPLAVMVFGPTSQMALFLVVAGCLLTVSIQAIAGVRDADPVALATARSYGMGGPETLWRVVLPSATAFIGTAVRVSAPASLIIVVVAGLLGGAPGLGRSIYQAQAGGLYPTLYALVLVLGILGVASQWASSAVERRVLHWHPSFRKETP; encoded by the coding sequence ATGACAACCTCATCTACGACGCACCGTAACGCGCCGGCCCGGAGGATCGACGTCGAGACCCCGGCCGCGCAGGCCGTCCTCGGCGCCGCCGGGGCCCTGATCCTCCTGGGCGCGTGGCAGCTCGCCGCCGCCTCCGGGGCCTTCGGCACCGGGCTGCCCACGGTCACGGACACGCTCGGCGCGCTGGTGAGCCTGTTCGGCACCGAGGAGTTCTGGGTCCAGACCGGGATCACCGTGGCCAGCGCCGCGGCGGGCCTCGCGCTCGCCGTCGTCGGCGGGGTGATCTTGGGCGTGCTGATCGGCATGTTTGAGCCCGTGTGGGCGGCGACGCTGGCGATCACCGAGTTCCTCAAGCCGATCCCGCCGATCGTCATCCTGCCGCTGGCGGTCATGGTGTTCGGCCCCACCTCGCAGATGGCCCTCTTCCTCGTGGTCGCCGGGTGCCTGCTCACCGTGTCCATCCAGGCGATCGCCGGTGTGCGGGACGCGGACCCGGTGGCCCTGGCCACCGCCCGCTCCTACGGAATGGGCGGCCCGGAGACGCTGTGGCGGGTTGTGCTGCCCAGTGCGACGGCGTTCATCGGCACCGCGGTGCGCGTCTCCGCTCCCGCCTCGCTCATCATCGTGGTGGTCGCCGGCCTGCTCGGCGGCGCCCCCGGGCTCGGCCGCAGCATCTATCAGGCTCAGGCTGGCGGGCTCTACCCGACGCTGTACGCGCTGGTGCTGGTCCTCGGCATCCTCGGCGTGGCCTCCCAGTGGGCCAGCTCCGCCGTCGAACGCCGCGTCCTGCATTGGCACCCCTCCTTCCGGAAGGAGACCCCGTGA
- a CDS encoding ABC transporter permease, whose amino-acid sequence MNRRTLNLILGIGTPVAVIALWWGMSANSTNAFFPPLSTILERFQELWLFDRFASDVLPSLQNLLTGYLIAVVLGVLLGFVIATVPVLRAMFEPALHFIRGIPPVALIPILITLIGFGQEMRVTSIVLAATFPTMISTIDGIRAVDTGLKDVCSVYRLTRGERLLRVYLPSAGPQIAAGMQVSLQVGFIVMIASEMLGSSQGIGAMTLLAQQSFLSADMWAGILLLGFLGFAANLVFEAVRSRALAWYIGSKRQEHAA is encoded by the coding sequence GTGAACCGCCGCACGCTGAACCTCATCCTCGGCATCGGAACGCCGGTGGCCGTGATCGCCCTCTGGTGGGGGATGTCCGCGAATTCGACCAACGCGTTCTTCCCGCCGCTGTCCACCATCCTGGAGCGCTTCCAGGAGCTGTGGCTGTTCGACCGGTTCGCCTCCGACGTGCTGCCCAGCCTGCAGAACCTGCTGACCGGTTACCTGATCGCCGTCGTGCTCGGGGTCCTCCTCGGGTTCGTGATCGCCACGGTGCCGGTGCTGCGGGCCATGTTCGAGCCGGCCCTGCACTTCATCCGCGGCATCCCGCCGGTGGCGCTGATCCCCATCCTCATCACGCTGATCGGGTTCGGTCAGGAGATGCGCGTGACCTCCATTGTTCTGGCGGCCACGTTCCCCACCATGATCTCCACGATCGACGGGATCCGCGCGGTGGATACGGGCCTCAAGGACGTCTGCTCCGTCTACCGGCTGACCCGGGGCGAGCGCCTGCTGCGGGTCTACCTGCCCTCGGCCGGGCCGCAGATCGCCGCCGGCATGCAGGTCAGCCTGCAGGTGGGCTTCATCGTCATGATCGCCTCGGAAATGCTGGGTTCCTCCCAGGGCATCGGGGCCATGACCCTGCTGGCGCAGCAGAGCTTTCTCTCCGCGGACATGTGGGCCGGCATCCTGCTGCTCGGCTTCCTCGGGTTCGCCGCCAACCTCGTCTTCGAGGCCGTGCGCTCGCGGGCGCTGGCCTGGTACATCGGATCAAAACGTCAGGAGCATGCAGCATGA
- a CDS encoding M50 family metallopeptidase, protein MTQISRWWDAILDGFTRAEPLTLEPLVVLLVLAAAVAVSIPRLTWRFFGLYVTYVHELGHAVAALTTGRLVRGIRLRLDHSGEMISAGRGRASQIWAGFWGYPAPAIAGAAMVWAAAAGWASAALSIGALVLLVSLVFIRNLTGAVVAVACAAAAQALVVWGAAWIVSLAVLVLGIGLCVGSVRDWFKVVSVHVRGRYRATSDAYLLRAASGVPSVVWLAGFALVIWGGAFWAGHSLLRIAGLT, encoded by the coding sequence ATGACTCAGATTTCGCGGTGGTGGGATGCCATCCTGGACGGCTTTACCCGGGCCGAGCCGCTGACGCTGGAACCGCTTGTGGTGCTGTTGGTGCTCGCCGCCGCCGTCGCGGTTTCCATCCCGCGCCTCACCTGGCGCTTCTTTGGGCTCTACGTGACGTACGTGCACGAGCTCGGCCACGCCGTCGCCGCCCTGACCACCGGGCGGCTGGTCCGCGGGATCCGCCTGCGGCTGGACCATTCCGGGGAGATGATCAGCGCCGGCCGGGGCCGGGCCTCGCAGATCTGGGCGGGGTTCTGGGGGTACCCCGCCCCGGCGATCGCGGGCGCGGCGATGGTATGGGCCGCCGCGGCCGGGTGGGCGTCCGCGGCCCTGTCCATCGGGGCGCTCGTGCTGCTGGTCTCCCTCGTGTTTATCCGCAACCTCACCGGCGCGGTGGTGGCCGTGGCGTGCGCCGCCGCGGCCCAGGCCCTCGTGGTGTGGGGCGCGGCGTGGATCGTCTCCCTGGCGGTGTTGGTGCTCGGGATCGGGCTGTGCGTGGGCTCGGTGCGGGATTGGTTCAAGGTGGTCTCCGTCCACGTGCGCGGCCGGTACCGCGCCACCTCGGACGCCTACCTGCTCCGCGCGGCCAGCGGGGTGCCCTCCGTTGTATGGCTTGCCGGGTTCGCCCTGGTGATCTGGGGCGGCGCGTTCTGGGCGGGTCATAGCCTGTTGCGGATTGCCGGGCTTACCTGA
- a CDS encoding TetR/AcrR family transcriptional regulator, which produces MGRVSAADRSQQFVEAAARVIAREGVTAATTRRIAQEADAPLAALHYCFRSKDDLLLEVYHHLSRDYVRQLDPLPAEAGLHEAVSLHMRRIWKRMLASPHEQITTFELLLRGQRITDEKEREAALAVNRQMYDAWISSTASIFDAGARHSGITPATDTTVAARFAVAGIDGISIQHFSDPDEERSWQMIDELIESLQALLRPRDDA; this is translated from the coding sequence GTGGGTAGGGTTTCCGCTGCCGACCGCAGCCAACAGTTCGTCGAAGCCGCCGCGCGGGTCATCGCCCGCGAGGGCGTCACGGCTGCCACCACACGGCGCATCGCGCAGGAGGCGGACGCTCCCCTCGCCGCCCTGCACTACTGCTTCCGCAGCAAGGATGACCTGCTGCTGGAGGTGTACCACCACCTCAGCCGGGACTACGTCCGCCAGTTGGATCCGCTCCCCGCCGAGGCCGGATTGCACGAGGCCGTCAGCCTGCACATGCGCCGCATCTGGAAGCGCATGCTCGCCTCCCCGCACGAGCAGATCACCACGTTTGAGCTGCTGCTGCGCGGTCAGCGCATTACGGACGAGAAGGAGCGGGAGGCCGCCCTGGCCGTCAATCGGCAGATGTATGACGCGTGGATTAGCTCCACCGCCTCCATTTTCGACGCCGGCGCCCGGCACTCGGGCATCACCCCCGCCACGGACACCACGGTGGCCGCCCGCTTCGCCGTGGCCGGCATTGACGGCATCAGCATCCAGCACTTTTCCGACCCGGATGAGGAACGTTCCTGGCAGATGATCGACGAGCTCATCGAGTCCCTGCAGGCGCTCCTGCGCCCCCGCGACGACGCCTGA
- a CDS encoding amidohydrolase has product MAVTPLVKEEKRMHVATPELIITGGHVPVLPVPAAAGGYGAVTEAGDAPEASTVAVAGDRIVAVGGAEVLALAGDATEIIDARGGAILPGLNDGHLHFVASAVARYGLAPLGTATTWAGVVELLNTYEPGDDGWIRAHGWDAAVLGDGGAEFFATARPDVPVAAYDQTGHQLLLNGAAMEQLDLYTTPDVVGGTVSRDDAGRANGHFADAAMSLAGDALPPLPRALVKDAVLRHQADLHAMGITSLTEPGLGPAGSSLLSGACTDASLELLADLAEAGELTLRITALLLFSGTGGASAEATREGLASGLPRLLDGRNIDPLQLRIGGVKVFADGTPRSGSAWMSDTYQTPCGHQHGQLVIQGDDDDARVAELNGIISAVHSAGLQVGVHATGDAATAAVVDAIVAAQAADPRDGRHYVIHGAFTDDAAMARLGEHGIGYSTNPAIRAAAGALMLGVLGEDRFTRHQPLASALEAGLPANIASDAPVTSPDWRHSVIAAATRDTTAGPGAEDAERIPLRTALALMTGTPAWQDHAEADKGQVAVGQLADLCVLTRPLPEDPRDLLDNPTALTVSGGRIVYRHSTTHHTHD; this is encoded by the coding sequence GTGGCAGTCACACCACTCGTCAAGGAGGAGAAGCGCATGCACGTTGCTACGCCAGAGCTCATCATCACCGGCGGTCACGTCCCGGTGCTCCCGGTGCCCGCAGCGGCCGGCGGCTATGGGGCCGTGACGGAAGCAGGTGATGCCCCGGAGGCCAGCACGGTGGCCGTCGCCGGGGACCGCATCGTCGCCGTCGGTGGCGCGGAGGTCCTAGCGCTCGCTGGCGACGCCACCGAGATCATCGATGCCCGCGGCGGGGCCATCCTGCCCGGCCTGAACGACGGCCACCTGCACTTCGTCGCCAGCGCCGTCGCCCGCTACGGCCTCGCGCCGCTCGGTACGGCCACCACGTGGGCCGGCGTCGTCGAGCTCCTGAACACGTATGAGCCGGGCGACGACGGCTGGATCCGCGCCCACGGCTGGGACGCGGCCGTCTTGGGCGACGGGGGAGCGGAGTTCTTCGCGACCGCCCGCCCGGACGTGCCCGTGGCCGCCTACGATCAAACCGGCCACCAGCTGCTGCTCAACGGGGCGGCCATGGAACAGCTGGACTTGTATACGACGCCGGACGTGGTGGGCGGCACCGTCTCCCGCGACGACGCGGGGCGCGCCAACGGCCACTTCGCGGACGCGGCCATGTCGCTGGCCGGGGACGCCCTGCCGCCCCTGCCGCGGGCCCTGGTCAAGGACGCGGTGCTGCGGCATCAAGCGGACCTGCACGCCATGGGCATCACCTCCCTCACCGAGCCCGGGCTGGGCCCGGCCGGCTCCAGCCTGCTCAGCGGGGCGTGCACGGACGCCTCGCTCGAGCTGCTCGCGGACCTCGCCGAGGCGGGCGAGCTGACGCTGCGCATCACCGCCTTGCTGCTGTTCAGCGGCACCGGCGGCGCCTCCGCGGAGGCCACCCGGGAGGGACTGGCCTCGGGCTTGCCCCGGTTGCTGGACGGGCGGAACATCGACCCGCTGCAGCTGCGCATCGGCGGCGTCAAGGTGTTCGCGGACGGCACCCCGCGCTCCGGCAGCGCCTGGATGAGCGACACCTACCAAACCCCCTGCGGGCATCAGCACGGCCAGCTGGTGATTCAGGGTGACGACGACGACGCGCGCGTGGCCGAGCTGAACGGGATCATTTCCGCCGTGCACTCCGCCGGCCTCCAAGTCGGCGTGCACGCCACCGGGGACGCGGCCACCGCCGCCGTCGTCGACGCGATCGTGGCCGCCCAGGCCGCCGATCCGCGCGACGGCCGGCACTACGTGATCCACGGGGCGTTCACGGACGACGCCGCTATGGCCCGCCTCGGCGAGCACGGGATCGGCTACAGCACCAACCCGGCCATCCGCGCCGCCGCCGGCGCCCTCATGCTCGGCGTGCTCGGCGAGGACCGCTTCACCCGGCACCAACCTCTGGCCAGCGCGCTGGAGGCGGGCCTGCCAGCCAACATCGCCTCCGACGCGCCGGTCACCTCACCCGATTGGCGCCACAGCGTCATCGCGGCCGCCACCCGGGACACCACCGCCGGCCCGGGAGCCGAGGACGCCGAGCGCATCCCGCTGCGCACCGCGCTGGCCCTCATGACCGGCACGCCGGCCTGGCAAGACCACGCGGAGGCGGACAAGGGCCAGGTCGCCGTCGGCCAGCTCGCCGACCTCTGCGTCCTGACCCGGCCGTTGCCCGAGGACCCGCGGGACCTCTTGGACAATCCCACGGCCCTCACCGTCTCCGGTGGACGCATCGTCTACCGGCACTCAACCACCCATCACACGCACGATTGA